In Gossypium hirsutum isolate 1008001.06 chromosome D06, Gossypium_hirsutum_v2.1, whole genome shotgun sequence, one genomic interval encodes:
- the LOC107961530 gene encoding uncharacterized protein, with product MAAEEEFQESDVIFPDATLNGGAPLPSDELIDRRRFLSKTVRSVPVNIPLHQRSTIVFDYGGDLDEDREIVPPHVILERRIAAKTAFSVCTGNGRTLKGRNLSQVRNSILRLTGFLEV from the coding sequence atGGCAGCCGAAGAAGAATTCCAAGAATCAGATGTTATATTCCCCGACGCCACGCTTAACGGCGGAGCTCCTCTTCCCTCCGATGAATTAATAGATCGCCGGCGATTCTTATCCAAAACCGTCCGTTCTGTTCCCGTTAACATCCCGCTTCATCAACGTAGTACTATCGTTTTCGATTACGGTGGTGATTTAGATGAAGATCGGGAAATTGTGCCGCCGCATGTGATATTAGAACGGAGAATCGCTGCGAAAACGGCGTTTTCGGTTTGTACAGGTAATGGAAGAACGCTTAAAGGAAGGAATTTGAGTCAAGTTCGGAATTCGATTCTCAGGTTGACTGGATTTTTGgaagtataa